In the Malus domestica chromosome 16, GDT2T_hap1 genome, one interval contains:
- the LOC108169759 gene encoding uncharacterized protein isoform X2 encodes MGCGESKLAVATSNTILRRKKSSVVEPSKKSKDIETVLENNDNAANSTVQQQQEEQVKENNVVANNVGGGEASAVGDDVNVKDIKVTNKDGEDGGKEVLEKSNKEEHDEAAERLISHGSPNRFFSSRKLDEEGIDGIISEGRSGTSDYYTPRHGSKGSFFKVDDDIAEDDNELDLPADTEALVAEPQKTEEPVKKPEENLVKKTEAVVTTTVEAKVAEAAEPKASIPAEEAKN; translated from the exons atggGTTGCGGGGAATCAAAGTTGGCGGTTGCCACCAGCAACACCATCCTCCGCCGCAAGAAATCGAGCGTTGTCGAACCTTCCAAGAAGAGCAAGGACATAGAAACCGTCCTAGAAAACAATGACAACGCAGCGAACTCAACGgtgcaacaacaacaagaagaacAAGTCAAGGAGAACAATGTGGTTGCCAATAATGTTGGTGGTGGTGAGGCGTCTGCGGTGGGTGATGATGTGAATGTGAAAGACATAAAAGTAACCAACAAGGACGGAGAAGATGGTGGTAAGGAAGTATTGGAAAAAAGTAATAAAGAAGAGCATGACGAGGCGGCGGAGAGATTGATTTCGCATGGCTCTCCGAATCGTTTCTTTTCGTCGAGGAAATTGGATGAGGAAGGAATTGATGGGATTATTTCTGAGGGACGATCGGGGACATCAGACTATTACACTCCACGCCATGGAAGTAagggaagcttcttcaaggtaGATGATGATATTGCAGAGGATGATAACGAATTGGATCTGCCTGCAGATACAGAAGCTCTAGTAGCTGAGCCACAAAAAACGG AAGAGCCCGTAAAGAAACCGGAGGAGAATTTGGTGAAGAAAACAGAAGCAGTAGTTACAACCACTGTTGAAGCCAAAGTGGCTGAAGCCGCCGAACCTAAAGCTTCAATCCCTGCTGAAGAAGCGAAGAATTAA
- the LOC108169759 gene encoding uncharacterized protein isoform X1 produces MGCGESKLAVATSNTILRRKKSSVVEPSKKSKDIETVLENNDNAANSTVQQQQEEQVKENNVVANNVGGGEASAVGDDVNVKDIKVTNKDGEDGGKEVLEKSNKEEHDEAAERLISHGSPNRFFSSRKLDEEGIDGIISEGRSGTSDYYTPRHGSKGSFFKVDDDIAEDDNELDLPADTEALVAEPQKTGTEEPVKKPEENLVKKTEAVVTTTVEAKVAEAAEPKASIPAEEAKN; encoded by the exons atggGTTGCGGGGAATCAAAGTTGGCGGTTGCCACCAGCAACACCATCCTCCGCCGCAAGAAATCGAGCGTTGTCGAACCTTCCAAGAAGAGCAAGGACATAGAAACCGTCCTAGAAAACAATGACAACGCAGCGAACTCAACGgtgcaacaacaacaagaagaacAAGTCAAGGAGAACAATGTGGTTGCCAATAATGTTGGTGGTGGTGAGGCGTCTGCGGTGGGTGATGATGTGAATGTGAAAGACATAAAAGTAACCAACAAGGACGGAGAAGATGGTGGTAAGGAAGTATTGGAAAAAAGTAATAAAGAAGAGCATGACGAGGCGGCGGAGAGATTGATTTCGCATGGCTCTCCGAATCGTTTCTTTTCGTCGAGGAAATTGGATGAGGAAGGAATTGATGGGATTATTTCTGAGGGACGATCGGGGACATCAGACTATTACACTCCACGCCATGGAAGTAagggaagcttcttcaaggtaGATGATGATATTGCAGAGGATGATAACGAATTGGATCTGCCTGCAGATACAGAAGCTCTAGTAGCTGAGCCACAAAAAACGG GTACAGAAGAGCCCGTAAAGAAACCGGAGGAGAATTTGGTGAAGAAAACAGAAGCAGTAGTTACAACCACTGTTGAAGCCAAAGTGGCTGAAGCCGCCGAACCTAAAGCTTCAATCCCTGCTGAAGAAGCGAAGAATTAA
- the LOC103403783 gene encoding E3 ubiquitin-protein ligase MIEL1, whose product MEGSANERLDFGKMGYGCKHYRRRCQIRAPCCNEIHPCRHCHNEATSMLSNPFDRHELVRYDVKQVVCSVCDTEQPVAKVCTNCGVSMGEYFCDICKFYDDDTTKEQFHCNDCGICRIGGRDKFFHCKKCGSCYSIRLRDNHLCVENSMRHHCPICYEFLFDSLKDTTVMKCGHTMHRECYNEMMQRDKYCCPICSKSVIDMSRTWQRIDEEIEATVMPEDYRYKKVWILCNDCNDTTEVYFHIIGQKCNHCNSYNTRTIAPPVLPQ is encoded by the exons ATGGAAGGCTCAGCCAATGAACGTCTTGATTTTGGGAAGATGGGTTACGG ATGCAAGCATTACAGAAGAAGATGCCAGATTCGAGCTCCGTGCTGCAACGAGATCCATCCGTGCCGCCATTGTCACAACGAAGCCACG AGCATGTTGAGCAACCCCTTTGATCGGCATGAGCTTGTTCGCTACGATGTGAAACAA GTTGTCTGTTCAGTTTGTGACACAGAGCAGCCG GTTGCAAAAGTTTGTACAAACTGCGGCGTCAGTATGGGGGAATACTTCTGTGACATTTGCAAATTCTATGATGATGAT ACCACGAAAGAACAGTTTCATTGTAATGATTGTGGGATCTGCAG AATCGGGGGTCGTGACAAATTCTTTCACTGCAAGAAATGTG GGTCTTGCTATTCAATACGCTTACGTGATAATCACTTGTGTGTGGAGAACTCCATGCGGCATCACTGCCCTATTTGTTACGAG TTTCTTTTTGACTCTCTGAAAGACACTACTGTAATGAAATGCGGGCACACAATGCACCGCGAATGTTACAATGAAATGATGCAGCGTGACAA ATATTGTTGTCCGATATGCTCCAAGTCAGTGATTGACATGTCCAGAACCTGGCAGAGAATTGACGAGGAG ATAGAAGCAACCGTTATGCCTGAGGATTACCGGTATAAGAAG GTATGGATCCTTTGCAATGACTGCAATGACACTACCGAAGTCTACTTCCACATAATTGGGCAGAAATGCAACCACTGCAACTCATACAACACACGCACGATTGCCCCTCCAGTTCTTCCTCAATGA
- the LOC103403782 gene encoding uncharacterized protein, whose amino-acid sequence MQMISNTRRLSRAFKSPIFIKSADQFLSPDARVVEAPLTSLQWRKLSAGSSQTALLSGITCGHLLPMEQRATCAAMTLRAPFSSEASTIEGGSTEVVKELYDKMLQSVNIKRSMPPNAWLWSLIENCKKEEDIKLLFDILQNLRRFRLSNLRIHSDFNCNLCREVTKACVCVGALDFGKKALWKHNVYGLDPSIGSAHHLLLYAKERNDAKLMVEVMKLLKRNDLPLQPGTADIVFSICYNTDNWQLMSKYSKRFVKAGVKLRQTAFDSWMDFAAKIGDVESLWKAEKLRSESMKQHTVASGLSCAKGFLLERKPEEAASVIQVLNQILPDTKKSSIVVELEKLVSEWPLEVIRRQKEEDRKALAASLIADIPTMVSSLLNTGLQVSANIEDLTTKEGILY is encoded by the exons ATGCAAATGATCTCCAACACTCGCAGGCTCTCCAGAGCTTTCAAATCTCCCATTTTTATAAAATCCGCCGACCAATTTCTCTCCCCCGATGCCCGAGTCGTCGAAGCTCCCCTCACTTCTCTCCAATGGCGGAAACTAAGCGCCGGCTCTTCCCAAACTGCCTTGTTATCCG GCATTACTTGCGGTCATCTTTTGCCGATGGAACAACGTGCAACATGTGCAGCGATGACATTGAGAGCACCCTTTTCTTCTGAAGCAAGTACCATCGAAGGTGGTTCCACAG AGGTTGTGAAGGAGCTGTATGATAAAATGCTGCAGTCTGTTAATATCAAACGATCAATGCCCCCTAATGCTTGGTTATGGTCATTGATTGAAAATTGCAAAAAGGAAGAAGATATTAAGCTTCTATTTGACATCTTGCAGAACCTTCGAAGATTT AGACTGTCAAATCTTCGCATCCATTCTGATTTTAATTGCAATCTCTGCCGAGAGGTTACTAAGGCATGTGTTTGTGTGGGAGCTCTTGACTTTG GAAAGAAGGCCTTGTGGAAACATAATGTGTATGGATTGGATCCTAGCATTGGATCTGCGCACCATTTACTG TTGTATGCTAAAGAACGCAATGATGCTAAACTTATGGTGGAAgtaatgaaacttttgaagagGAATGACTTACCCTTGCAACCCGGTACTGCAGATATTGTTTTCAG CATTTGTTACAATACCGATAATTGGCAGCTGATGTCAAAGTACTCAAAAAGGTTTGTCAAAGCTGGAGTAAAGCTACGTCAAACTGCTTTTGATTCATGGATGGATTTTGCTGCTAAAATAG GAGATGTTGAATCATTGTGGAAAGCTGAGAAGTTAAGATCTGAATCAATGAAGCAGCATACTGTTGCAAGTGGACTTTCATGTGCTAAG GGTTTTCTCTTAGAACGTAAGCCCGAGGAAGCTGCTTCCGTTATTCAAGTTCTAAATCAG ATTTTACCTGATACAAAGAAGTCCAGCATCGTGGTTGAGCTTGAAAAGTTGGTTAGTGAGTGGCCCTTAGAAGTTATTAGGCGCCAGAAGGAAGAGGACAGAAAG GCATTAGCTGCATCTTTAATCGCTGATATCCCTACAATGGTTAGTTCCCTATTAAACACGGGCTTACAAGTGAGCGCAAACATTGAGGACCTAACCACCAAAGAAGGTATTCTTTATTGA